In the genome of Drosophila kikkawai strain 14028-0561.14 chromosome 2R, DkikHiC1v2, whole genome shotgun sequence, the window ATTTGTTATTTAGCCAGAAGCCGAAACATTGGTTTCGCAATAGATTTTCCACGACGAAACCTGGGTTCcctttttgggttttattttgcCCTAAGAAATCTTTTTGTATGACTTTCTTATAATATAATGTActtactatttatttaaaataatgaagACGTGaaataacaatattaataaaatcaataaacttGGTTAACTATGTAAAGATCTTTGGCAAATCTTTATCtaaaatgctaaaaatataataagagCACAGACTTTGGTCTGAAGGTGTGAACTTACAGCTCGTACAACTTCTGGCAGTCATTCTGTTTTTTTCCAACGTTCTTTATCacttattaaacaaaaaaaaaaaaaaaaaaacacttacCTACACATCACTTATGATAACGAAAATCTGCCTTCTCTGCACACAATTATGAATATAGCTTCGAAGGGGTCACCGAAGTGAGATAAAGGAAGCGAATATGCGTTTTCATTGTTAAACTTTGTTCTGCGACAATTTAGTTCCGTTCCTCCCCCCCATCACCGATTTTTATGCCGCCTAGACTTAACCCCGTTTATCAGATAACAGCACAACAACAATTTCACTTGTCGCGCGCTCCGCCTTtgggtataaaaatgaatgGGATTCCAGCGGAATGCTCAGTATTTGTTTGTCGGTAGAAATCGCCAGACACACTACGGCACTGTTCGCTACCCAAGATTATCTTCATTGAAATTAGTTATCTTTCAAAAGTCGGTCagtaataaataacaattgaAGGAAACCCCGATTTGTGGGAGAATTGCATCTTATGTTGCACGCTGAAAATCGCTTAAAATCTACCTAAATTTCGGAATATATTAAGTGGAATCTTATTTAAACGAAATGGCTGTGATGTGATGAGAATGTGCTTTATCAAGATGACTTGACAATAAAAAAACTTGCAAAATTTTAATCTTGCTTCGATCTTGGATCGTTCATGGTTTCCCCTCTCTGACAATTAATAGACTTTTCTGATTGCAGCTGACTCAGAATGTCGCCGAACAGCAGCTCGGAAAAGCCCGTAAATCCCAACGAGTATTTGCACATCCCCAAGTGGGTCAACGAGGACTACTTCCTGCCGATTCTCGAAAAGGATGTTCCGAATTTTGACAAAATCGTCAAGTTCTTTCCAATTGCGGCCACAGCGCCCGGGGAGAACTACACCTCCATTATGATCAGGGTTGTTGTGGATGTATTGCTAAAAGGTATCTTAATATATTAGCAATATTcgaatatttcttatttattattatttaaatattataattagaTGGCAGCGAAAAGAAAGTCTCGTACATCCTAAAGACCGTGCTGGAGGCGGACAGTGGAGCGGATGTGGTTGCTGGCATGAGCCTGTTTCCCAAAGAAAAGAAGATGTACGAGGTGCATATACCGCAATACGCGAAGCTCTACAAGGAGGCGGGCTTGGACGTTGAGCTGGCACCCAGGTGTCTTCATGTGGAGTCCACCGCTGAGCTTATAACACTGGTCTTTGAGGACCTAAGTCGTCAGAACTTCAAAAACGCCGATCGTCTCAAGGGCTTAGATATGGCGCATATGAGACGAGTGCTCCAGAAACTGGCCGAGCTCCATGCCGCCTCTGCTGTGGTCAGAGAGATCAACGGACCTTTTGACCAGATGTACTCCATGTCCATGTACAATGAGCAGAGCCGCGATCTCTTTGAGAAGCTGAACGAGATGCGTCAAGTGCAGCTCTTTAAGGCGATGAGGGAGTGGGGAATGGAGCACGTCGACAAGTACATAGCCAAAGTGTGGAGCCCACAGGAGGTGTTCGAGGAAGCCCTAAAACTTAACCAGGTGGACGAGAGCGAGTTCAATGTGCTGAATCATGGCGACTGCTGGTCCAACAACATCATGTTCACCTACAAGGAGAACGGCGAAATCGACAGGACCATCTTTGTGGACTTGCAGATGGGCAAGTGGGGCACTCCGGCCCAGGACCTTTGGTATTTGATCACCACATCCGCCGCGCTGGACATTAAGGTCAAAGAGTTCGATCACTTTATTCAGATCTATCACGAACGCTTGGTCGAGTGCCTCAAGCTCCTGAAGTACTCGAAGCCCATTCCATCCCTGCGAGATACCCATATCATGATGCTAAAGTACGGATTCTTTGGTGAGTTTAATGGCAACTACTTGTATATGAAAAGGAGGTATatataaagatttaaaatcgataattAAGCCGTTAAactgatatattttaattgaaaattttactaATATCCaacttttaatattaattttccttGAATGAACTCTTTCTAAGCCTGACCTTCAATTATTTCGCTTTAGGACCGCTCAACGCCATGGGTTTGATGTTGGCCATCCTAATGCCCACCGACAAGGATGCCAATATGAAAATGATGTTGGCCCCAGGTCCCGAGGCTGATGCCCAGCGTTACAAGAGCTTCATAAATCCGTATTATGCCAATGCCATGAAGGTGCTTTTGCCGTTTTTCGATAAAAAAGGACTTTTAAAGTCTGTCTAGGTTCGTTACCAGAGCCTTCCTAGAGTTTAGCCAATTTTTGTGTGatattatatatcataaatataaaaaatttaaatacaagtCTGGAAATGTCTATTATATCAATAGTTGATTGGCATGCCACAATCGTAGTAAACATTCATGATTACTGGCTGAAATTGGGggtcttttatttttagaaagagAAAACTTTGTATGACGAAACAGTTTTATTAACGTGCGAACTATACTAGACACTCTGATAGGTTTTTGTGGGCGTTAAAACTAGTGACGTAGGtcaattaatcaattaattaatcaattactcataaaaaaaaaaacattgataAAGTGCCAACCATGCATGAGTAAGGCAGTTTATTATTTCTAGAAAGATCTGTGATCTGATCTGATCTTCACTGCACTTCAcctattatttgtttatatttaatcaGTTGAAGACACTGATAGTCTAAGTTCCAAGCAGATAAAGAGTGAATATAGCAATGCCATAAAAAGGCATCTTGCTAATTATTCTTTAATGAAGAATGCCAAATATAGGTCATATTTTAATTGCGATATAATAATGTATTAATTtgacaatattttaatttatcatagtatttatttcactttttatctttaatattaattatttaacacaACAAATTGCCTTCTCCCATATTCAGATTTTTCTCGCCTTCTGAAAATCGTTGGGGTCGGCTTTTAGCCTAGGGTATCgcaattataaaaacattttaaaataaattgttggtTTGCTGCCGTTATGTGGCTGCCTGGCGCTTGTTTTGCGGCATCACAATGGGCCATGCGGTTCCCAGCTCCCCTGCCTCGCCCGCCTCAGATGTGTCGCTGTTGTGGCACCTGTGTCCAGGTGTGCAGCACACGCTCGCAGGCCGATGTCGAATCTGTCGCTGGTACTCCAAATTTTTCTGTGAAGGGCCCTTCCCCCCACTCGTTAAGGTGGCTGAGGCAGCCGAAAATGTTCGGGTGTCTGATTTATAGTCAATTTGTCTTAAATTATGCATGTGGCAGAGGCAGCTGAGGGGCCCAGATAATGGCGGGGAGATGGTGCATCCTAGGGCCTAGTGCCAGGATCTTGGCAACCTCCCTGGGcatttatcatattttatcACTGCCTAAATGCGTGCCATAAATAATTCGTTCAGTTCTTTTCCACAACTGATTTAATAGACTGAAGAGCAGTTACCTGTAAGGCGGGCTGGCGCATAAATTTAAGCCAAAGCCGCACGCTCGCCCGTCCACGCAAAAACCCGCTAATAATTTGTCAAATGCCAGGGGTGGTGTCCTGAAATTTATCGAGACGAATTTTGTATGTCCCTGCCAAAGGACCCTCCCTCAACCGACTATACCGACGGCCGTGCGCTCAATTAAACTGCAATTGCAACACGCTTTGGCCATTCGCTGGGGTTGTGTGACCGTTAATTGGTTGCGGGTACTTTCGTTAAGCGTACTTACCTCAGAATGCTGCCGTTGGCGGCACTGCAACAATTTATTCATTCCGGTAACGAGTCCGAGCCCAGTCGGGCCGTAGTTCAGCTGACCGCTAATTACAATCTCATTGGCGAAGAGCAGAAACTAATTAGCCTGTTTATCGAGTTCGCGTGGCAGCCATCGAAGTTACTCAATATTAATTTTCGGGCTTATCCTGAGCCTCCTCTCCATTCTATATCTCTCCGACTGCCTGCCGTACGATTGCCAATTATTGAATTGTTTTCCTAGCTGGAAATTCTAGCCTCATTTACCGCACATGCTGACCATTCGGTGGGGCGCCCTCAAGCGCcgatgaaataattaaaacttt includes:
- the LOC108076606 gene encoding uncharacterized protein — protein: MSPNSSSEKPVNPNEYLHIPKWVNEDYFLPILEKDVPNFDKIVKFFPIAATAPGENYTSIMIRVVVDVLLKDGSEKKVSYILKTVLEADSGADVVAGMSLFPKEKKMYEVHIPQYAKLYKEAGLDVELAPRCLHVESTAELITLVFEDLSRQNFKNADRLKGLDMAHMRRVLQKLAELHAASAVVREINGPFDQMYSMSMYNEQSRDLFEKLNEMRQVQLFKAMREWGMEHVDKYIAKVWSPQEVFEEALKLNQVDESEFNVLNHGDCWSNNIMFTYKENGEIDRTIFVDLQMGKWGTPAQDLWYLITTSAALDIKVKEFDHFIQIYHERLVECLKLLKYSKPIPSLRDTHIMMLKYGFFGPLNAMGLMLAILMPTDKDANMKMMLAPGPEADAQRYKSFINPYYANAMKVLLPFFDKKGLLKSV